In Mustela nigripes isolate SB6536 chromosome 10, MUSNIG.SB6536, whole genome shotgun sequence, one DNA window encodes the following:
- the DAP3 gene encoding small ribosomal subunit protein mS29 isoform X1: protein MLNRVTRLVPRARQLDPGRFLHGGPQGPQGLAVHLDDRVPDETPRAGSRPSEDNPAGAGEQREGRHYRIPLQDLPTVFPHGLPRRFGLQVKTFHEACLMVRRPALELLRYLDGTNFAHPAVRYVLYGEKGTGKTLSLCHVIHFCAKRDWLVVHVPDAHLWVKSCRGLLRSAYNRQRFDQPVEASSWLKSFKTANERFLSQIKIQETYMWNKRESTEKGRPLGEVVEQGLTRVKNATDAVGIVLKELKSQSCSGAFRLLVAVDGVNALWGKTTLKREDKSLMAPEELALVHSLRKMVRNDWHGGAVVLALSQTGSLFTPRMAYLPQELLGKEGFDALDPFVPVLVSNYSPEEFERCIQYYLENSWLQHEKAHTEEGKKELLFLSDANPGQLERLCAYL, encoded by the exons ATGCTGAACAGGGTGACAAGGCTTGTCCCCAGGGCCCGGCAG TTGGACCCTGGACGTTTTTTGCACGGGGGGCCCCAGGGCCCCCAAGGCCTTGCGGTTCACCTGGATGACCGGGTTCCGGATGAGACCCCCAGAGCCGGTTCCCGCCCCAGCGAGGACAACCCG GCTGGGGCCGGCGAGCAGCGCGAGGGCCGCCACTACCGCATCCCCCTGCAGGACCTGCCGACCGTCTTCCCCCACGGCCTGCCCCGTCGCTTCGGCCTGCAG GTGAAGACCTTCCACGAAGCCTGCCTGATGGTGAGGAGGCCGGCCCTGGAGCTCCTGCGGTACCTGGACGGCACCAATTTCGCTCACCCGGCCGTGCGGTACGTGCTCT ATGGGGAGAAGGGGACAGGAAAAACCCTCAGTCTCTGCCATGTGATTCATTTCTGTGCAAAACGGGACTGGCTGGTTGTGCACGTTCCCGACG CTCACCTGTGGGTGAAGAGCTGCCGGGGCCTCCTGCGGTCGGCCTACAACAGGCAGCGCTTCGACCAGCCCGTGGAGGCGTCCAGCTGGCTGAAGAGCTTCAAAACGGCCAACGAGCGTTTCCTGAGTCAG ATAAAAATTCAGGAGACATACATGTGGAATAAGCGAGAAAGCACCGAGAAAGGCCGGCCTCTGGGAGAAGTGGTTGAGCAG GGCCTGACGCGGGTGAAGAATGCCACGGATGCCGTTGGCATCGTTCTCAAAGAACTCAAGAGTCAGAGCTGCTCGGGTGCTTTCCGTCTCCTGGTGGCGGTGGATGGAGTCAATGCTCTCTGGGGAAAGACCACGCTGAAGAGAGAAGATAAGAGCCTG ATGGCCCCCGAGGAGCTGGCGCTTGTGCACAGCCTGAGGAAGATGGTGCGAAACGACTGG CACGGAGGCGCCGTGGTGTTGGCGCTGAGCCAGACCGGGTCCCTCTTCACGCCGCGGATGGCCTATCTGCCACAGGAGCTGCTGGGCAAG gaagGATTTGATGCCTTGGACCCCTTTGTTCCCGTCCTGGTCTCCAACTACAGCCCAGAGGAGTTTGAGCGCTGCATTCAGTACTACCTGGAGAACAGCTGGCTGCAGCATGAGAAAG CTCatacagaagaagggaaaaaggagCTGCTGTTCCTGAGTGACGCCAACCCCGGGCAGCTGGAGCGGCTCTGCGCCTACCTTTAA
- the DAP3 gene encoding small ribosomal subunit protein mS29 isoform X2 produces MLNRVTRLVPRARQLDPGRFLHGGPQGPQGLAVHLDDRVPDETPRAGSRPSEDNPAGAGEQREGRHYRIPLQDLPTVFPHGLPRRFGLQVKTFHEACLMVRRPALELLRYLDGTNFAHPAVRYVLYGEKGTGKTLSLCHVIHFCAKRDWLVVHVPDAHLWVKSCRGLLRSAYNRQRFDQPVEASSWLKSFKTANERFLSQIKIQETYMWNKRESTEKGRPLGEVVEQGLTRVKNATDAVGIVLKELKSQSCSGAFRLLVAVDGVNALWGKTTLKREDKSLMAPEELALVHSLRKMVRNDWHGGAVVLALSQTGSLFTPRMAYLPQELLGKVRSPEHQVPLDSRFLKW; encoded by the exons ATGCTGAACAGGGTGACAAGGCTTGTCCCCAGGGCCCGGCAG TTGGACCCTGGACGTTTTTTGCACGGGGGGCCCCAGGGCCCCCAAGGCCTTGCGGTTCACCTGGATGACCGGGTTCCGGATGAGACCCCCAGAGCCGGTTCCCGCCCCAGCGAGGACAACCCG GCTGGGGCCGGCGAGCAGCGCGAGGGCCGCCACTACCGCATCCCCCTGCAGGACCTGCCGACCGTCTTCCCCCACGGCCTGCCCCGTCGCTTCGGCCTGCAG GTGAAGACCTTCCACGAAGCCTGCCTGATGGTGAGGAGGCCGGCCCTGGAGCTCCTGCGGTACCTGGACGGCACCAATTTCGCTCACCCGGCCGTGCGGTACGTGCTCT ATGGGGAGAAGGGGACAGGAAAAACCCTCAGTCTCTGCCATGTGATTCATTTCTGTGCAAAACGGGACTGGCTGGTTGTGCACGTTCCCGACG CTCACCTGTGGGTGAAGAGCTGCCGGGGCCTCCTGCGGTCGGCCTACAACAGGCAGCGCTTCGACCAGCCCGTGGAGGCGTCCAGCTGGCTGAAGAGCTTCAAAACGGCCAACGAGCGTTTCCTGAGTCAG ATAAAAATTCAGGAGACATACATGTGGAATAAGCGAGAAAGCACCGAGAAAGGCCGGCCTCTGGGAGAAGTGGTTGAGCAG GGCCTGACGCGGGTGAAGAATGCCACGGATGCCGTTGGCATCGTTCTCAAAGAACTCAAGAGTCAGAGCTGCTCGGGTGCTTTCCGTCTCCTGGTGGCGGTGGATGGAGTCAATGCTCTCTGGGGAAAGACCACGCTGAAGAGAGAAGATAAGAGCCTG ATGGCCCCCGAGGAGCTGGCGCTTGTGCACAGCCTGAGGAAGATGGTGCGAAACGACTGG CACGGAGGCGCCGTGGTGTTGGCGCTGAGCCAGACCGGGTCCCTCTTCACGCCGCGGATGGCCTATCTGCCACAGGAGCTGCTGGGCAAGGTCCGGTCACCAGAACATCAGGTTCCCCTAGATAGTCG ATTCCTGAAGTGGTAA